One Silene latifolia isolate original U9 population chromosome 4, ASM4854445v1, whole genome shotgun sequence DNA segment encodes these proteins:
- the LOC141652674 gene encoding AAA-ATPase At3g28580-like: MRKKTSTLSIYTKIRPLELLFFVCSILKNYAPFRKFVLRYTHQLIKLISPYIHLYIDEYSNDNWLGSNEIYCNVRAYLGEHGSKTSRNLRVNTLGGNRVFQIADEEEVTDTFRGVTVWWALRVTVLPVKDSYPTKAYKLVFHRKYRELISGEYLDHVISEGKMVLEKNRIRKIYVNKGLDSKPTTKLWTSVDFRHPANFDNLAMDPEKKREIVEDLLKFSKSKDFYARVGKAWKRGYLLYGPPGTGKSTMIAAMANLLGYDVYDLELTAVSSNEQLRKLLINTKRRSIIAIEDIDCSLAITKNRNIDSDSSSKDEKDSKGSSANTTEKKPTGVTLSGLLNFIDGIWSSSEGERIIIFTTNAMHKLDPALIRAGRMDKHIEMGYCCFEGFKVLAKNYLLLETHPKFDAIKSLLAVTKMSPADVAEHLIPKLPNEDDEKGLDNLIRALEKAQADQAAKEKASELKLKKVKTVEVEEAAKVDEHEEQEVNIIKDDEDAEEDAYEDANETTS; this comes from the exons atgagaaaaaaaacCTCAACTCTTTCAATTTATACAAAGATAAGGCCACTAGAATTACTGTTTTTTGTATGCTCAATTCTTAAAAATTATGCACCTTTTCGCAAATTTGTACTACGGTACACccatcaactaattaaattaatatcTCCTTACATTCACCTCTACATTGATGAGTATTCCAACGATAATTGGCTGGGTAGCAATGAGATTTATTGTAACGTCCGAGCTTATCTTGGTGAACATGGCAGCAAAACCTCAAGAAATTTACGCGTGAACACTTTAGGAGGGAATCGGGTTTTTCAAATAGCGGATGAGGAGGAGGTTACTGATACATttcggggtgttacagtttggTGGGCATTAAGAGTGACAGTCTTACCTGTGAAGGACAGTTACCCGACTAAAGCGTATAAACTCGTGTTTCACAGGAAGTACAGAGAGTTGATTTCAGGGGAGTATTTGGATCATGTGATTAGTGAAGGGAAGATGGTTTTAGAGAAGAACAGGATTAGGAAGATTTATGTTAACAAGGGTTTGGATTCGAAGCCCACAACAAAGTTGTGGACTTCTGTTGATTTTCGACATCCTGCAAATTTCGATAATTTGGCAATGGACCCGGAAAAGAAGAGGGAGATTGTTGAGGATTTGTTGAAATTTAGTAAAAGTAAGGATTTCTATGCAAGGGTCGGTAAGGCTTGGAAGCGAGGCTACTTGCTTTACGGCCCACCAGGGACCGGTAAATCTACTATGATAGCTGCAATGGCTAATTTGCTAGGGTATGATGTGTATGACCTTGAGCTGACTGCGGTTAGTAGCAATGAGCAACTTCGGAAACTACTAATTAACACCAAGAGGAGGTCTATTATCGCGATTGAGGACATTGATTGCTCACTTGCAATTACTAAAAACCGGAATATTGATTCTGATTCTAGCTCGAAGGATGAAAAGGACAGTAAAGGAAGTAGTGCCAACACAACTGAGAAGAAACCAACTGGTGTAACATTATCAGGGCTGTTGAATTTCATCGACGGGATATGGTCGTCTTCAGAGGGTGAACGAATTATCATTTTTACGACAAATGCTATGCATAAGTTGGATCCAGCATTGATCAG GGCAGGGCGGATGGACAAGCATATAGAGATGGGATATTGTTGTTTTGAAGGGTTTAAAGTGCTTGCCAAGAATTACTTGTTACTTGAAACACACCCGAAATTTGATGCAATCAAAAGCCTATTAGCGGTTACTAAAATGTCGCCGGCAGATGTTGCAGAGCATCTAATCCCAAAGCTCCctaatgaagatgatgagaaAGGTCTCGATAACCTGATTCGTGCTCTAGAAAAAGCTCAGGCTGATCAGGCTGCCAAGGAGAAAGCGTCAGAGTTAAAGCTTAAGAAGGTGAAGACGGTAGAGGTAGAGGAAGCGGCTAAAGTTGATGAACATGAGGAGCAAGAGGTAAACATTATCAAGGACGACGAAGACGCAGAAGAAGACGCTTATGAAGACGCTAATGAAACAACTAGTTAA